The following coding sequences lie in one Oryza brachyantha chromosome 10, ObraRS2, whole genome shotgun sequence genomic window:
- the LOC102715698 gene encoding acyl transferase 15-like, which produces MSIVVTKSPSVVVRPSAPVTMDTSKIVLSPFDKPVAIMPTAVLQVFEHPIHEPAETIRRALSQALVHYYPIAGRLTVDNNDVHIDCTGEGVTFVSASANCTIKEFMRDIDERTPDPATAVLRKLLVDYPAMGFRHPDPFVMMQVTAFSCGGFAVGVTWNHGMADGFGIAQFLQAVGELARGLPAPTIIPARWDEATQAVSPSSLLSAKHIMPSVTHPLNLTLHNLAISSRLISSVRGSSCTVFEAVAAALWKCRTRVVMSDPEAATMLFMVVNSRKYMGVRDGYYGNCTTLHMAMAKSGEVANSSILNVVKIIRRAKEQIPEQLKKGEMVPQAIRELSENMNMVARYESALVLTSWRNIGFEDVDFGGGKTTRVMTVYQPTVLWPMCVVCPPCWESGARVLSSCVMDHHADAFLREIAMV; this is translated from the coding sequence ATGAGCATCGTGGTGACCAAATCGCCATCGGTGGTCGTCCGGCCATCGGCGCCGGTGACGATGGACACAAGCAAGATTGTTCTCTCGCCTTTCGACAAGCCTGTTGCCATCATGCCGACGGCAGTGTTACAGGTGTTCGAGCATCCGATCCATGAGCCCGCGGAGACCATAAGGAGGGCCCTCTCTCAAGCATTGGTTCACTACTACCCGATCGCCGGTCGTCTCACCGTCGACAATAACGACGTCCACATCGACTGCACCGGCGAAGGCGTGACCTTCGTCTCCGCGTCCGCCAACTGCACCATCAAGGAGTTCATGCGTGACATCGATGAGCGGACTCCTGATCCCGCAACGGCGGTTCTACGGAAGCTCCTCGTCGACTACCCGGCCATGGGCTTCCGCCACCCTGACCCTTTTGTGATGATGCAGGTCACCGCCTTCTCATGTGGTGGCTTCGCCGTCGGGGTGACGTGGAACCATGGCATGGCTGACGGCTTCGGGATCGCACAGTTCCTACAAGCCGTCGGCGAGCTTGCCCGTGGACTGCCAGCTCCGACCATCATACCGGCCCGGTGGGACGAGGCAACACAGGCTGtatctccttcctccctcttGTCTGCTAAGCACATTATGCCCAGCGTCACGCACCCACTGAATCTTACCTTGCATAACCTCGCCATTTCATCGAGACTGATCAGCAGCGTCCGAGGTTCATCGTGCACCGTGTTTGAGGCAGTGGCTGCTGCACTATGGAAGTGCCGCACACGGGTAGTCATGTCAGACCCGGAGGCAGCCACCATGCTCTTCATGGTGGTGAATTCACGCAAGTACATGGGCGTGAGGGACGGGTACTATGGCAACTGTACCACCCTGCACATGGCCATGGCGAAGAGTGGCGAGGTGGCGAACAGCAGTATCCTAAATGTGGTGAAGATTATAAGGCGTGCTAAGGAGCAGATACCTGAGCAGCTGAAGAAGGGAGAAATGGTACCACAGGCCATTCGCGAGCTCAGCGAGAACATGAACATGGTGGCAAGATATGAGAGTGCACTGGTTTTAACATCGTGGCGAAACATCGGCTTCGAGGACGTGGATTTTGGCGGTGGGAAGACGACGAGGGTTATGACGGTGTACCAGCCGACCGTGTTATGGCCGATGTGCGTGGTGTGTCCGCCATGCTGGGAGAGCGGGGCCAGGGTGCTGTCCAGCTGCGTCATGGATCATCACGCCGATGCCTTCCTTCGAGAAATAGCCATGGTCTAA